In one window of Hyalangium ruber DNA:
- a CDS encoding dipeptidase — MIRPLSKFLPVLALSTGLVAPTALACTSLLVNQGATADGSTLITYSADSHELYGELYYTPARRNGPSAMRDIIEWDTGKFLGRIKEAPVTYSVVGNMNEHQLTIGESTFTGRKELEGPAGIVDYGSLIYVALERAKTAREAIKVMTDLVAEYGYASTGESFSIADPKEAWILEMIGKGAGQKGAVWVARRLPEGYLSAHANQARIRQFPLNDAENVLYSKDVISFAREKGWFTGADKDFSFADTYHPIDFESLRFAEARVWSIFRRAAPSAKLGVDYVDGSAPAKRLPLWVKPDKKLAVQDVMGLMRDHFEGTSFDMTKDVGSGPYAVPYRWRPMTWEVDGKKYLHERAISTQQTGFSFVAQMRSWMPAPIGGVLWFGVDDTFTTVYTPMYAGIRRSPKNFAQGVASRGEFSWDSSFWVFNWVTNQAYARWSDMIVDVQKAQGELEGQFLADQTDIEKAALELYKNSPEQARVYLTDYSTQQGDKVHARWRKLGEQLLVKYIDGNVRDEMGKVNHPKYQESWYRRIVQDTGARLVIPAEEKPAEAKPAAVKPEPKPQPEPEVKPGQKPTVPAVPNRAG, encoded by the coding sequence ATGATTCGACCCCTCTCCAAGTTCCTCCCGGTGCTGGCCCTCTCGACGGGGCTGGTCGCTCCCACCGCGCTCGCGTGTACCAGCCTGCTGGTCAACCAGGGGGCCACGGCGGACGGCTCCACCCTCATCACCTACTCCGCGGACTCGCACGAGCTGTACGGGGAGCTGTACTACACCCCCGCGCGTCGCAATGGCCCCAGCGCCATGCGCGACATCATCGAGTGGGACACGGGCAAGTTCCTGGGCCGCATCAAGGAGGCCCCCGTCACGTACAGCGTGGTGGGCAACATGAACGAGCACCAGCTCACCATCGGTGAATCCACCTTCACCGGTCGCAAGGAGCTGGAGGGGCCCGCAGGAATCGTCGACTACGGCTCGCTCATCTACGTCGCCCTGGAGCGCGCGAAGACGGCCCGCGAGGCCATCAAGGTCATGACCGACCTGGTCGCCGAGTATGGCTACGCCTCCACCGGTGAGTCCTTCTCCATCGCCGATCCCAAGGAGGCGTGGATCCTGGAGATGATCGGCAAGGGCGCGGGACAGAAGGGCGCGGTGTGGGTCGCTCGCCGGCTGCCCGAGGGGTACCTGTCGGCGCACGCCAACCAGGCCCGCATCCGCCAGTTCCCGCTCAATGACGCGGAGAACGTCCTCTACTCCAAGGACGTCATCTCCTTCGCGCGCGAGAAGGGCTGGTTCACCGGCGCGGACAAGGACTTCAGCTTCGCCGACACCTACCACCCGATCGACTTCGAGAGCCTGCGCTTCGCCGAGGCGCGCGTATGGAGCATCTTCCGCCGCGCGGCACCGTCGGCCAAGTTGGGCGTGGACTACGTGGATGGTTCGGCCCCAGCCAAGCGCCTGCCCCTCTGGGTGAAGCCGGACAAGAAGCTGGCCGTGCAGGACGTGATGGGGTTGATGCGCGACCACTTCGAGGGCACGTCCTTCGACATGACCAAGGACGTGGGCTCCGGGCCGTACGCCGTGCCCTACCGCTGGCGGCCGATGACCTGGGAGGTGGATGGCAAGAAGTACCTCCACGAGCGCGCCATCTCCACGCAGCAGACGGGCTTCTCCTTCGTGGCGCAGATGCGCTCCTGGATGCCGGCGCCCATCGGCGGCGTGCTCTGGTTCGGCGTGGATGACACGTTCACCACCGTGTACACGCCCATGTACGCGGGCATCCGCCGCTCGCCGAAGAACTTCGCCCAGGGCGTGGCCAGCCGCGGCGAGTTCTCCTGGGACTCGTCCTTCTGGGTGTTCAACTGGGTGACCAACCAGGCCTATGCCCGCTGGAGCGACATGATCGTCGATGTCCAGAAGGCGCAGGGCGAGCTGGAGGGGCAGTTCCTCGCCGACCAGACCGACATCGAGAAGGCCGCGCTGGAGCTCTACAAGAACTCGCCCGAGCAGGCGCGCGTCTACCTCACCGACTACTCGACGCAGCAGGGAGACAAGGTCCACGCCCGCTGGCGCAAGCTGGGGGAGCAGCTGCTCGTGAAGTACATCGACGGCAACGTGCGCGACGAGATGGGCAAGGTGAACCACCCCAAGTACCAGGAGTCCTGGTACCGGCGCATCGTGCAGGACACCGGCGCGCGCCTGGTGATCCCCGCCGAGGAGAAGCCCGCCGAAGCCAAGCCCGCCGCGGTGAAGCCGGAGCCGAAGCCCCAGCCTGAGCCCGAGGTGAAGCCGGGGCAGAAGCCCACGGTGCCGGCGGTGCCCAACAGGGCAGGTTAG